From a region of the Sorex araneus isolate mSorAra2 chromosome 10, mSorAra2.pri, whole genome shotgun sequence genome:
- the TMEM19 gene encoding transmembrane protein 19, translating to MANIDDGICKKYIKMITNIVILSLIICISLAFWIMSMTASTYYGNLRPISPWRWLFSVVVPVLITLNGFKKKSLDHSGALGGLVVGFILSIANFSFFTSLLTFFLSSSKLTKWKGEKKKRLDSEYKEGGQRNWLQVFCNGAVPTELALLYMIENGPGEIPIDFSKHHTASWMCLSLLAALACSAGDTWASEVGTVLSKSPPRLITTWEKVPVGTNGGVTVVGLASSLLGGTFVGIAYFLAQLVFVNDLDLSAPQWPIIAFGGLAGLLGSIVDSYLGATMQFTGLDESTGMVVNIPTQEVKHISGKPILDNNAVNLFSSVLIALLLPTAAWGFWPRE from the exons ATGGCCAATATTGACGACGGCATAtgcaaaaaatacataaagatgaTAACTAATATTGTTATATTGAGCCTGATCATTTGCATTTCCTTAGCGTTCTGGATTATGTCCATGACTGCAAGCACCTATTATG GTAACTTACGACCTATTTCTCCCTGGCGATGgctcttttctgttgttgttcctgttttgatCACCCTCAatggctttaaaaagaaaagtctcgATCACAGTGGGGCTTTAGGAG GGCTAGTGGTTGGATTTATCTTAAGCATCGCAAATTTCAGCTTTTTTACGTCTTTgcttacattttttctttcttcttcaaaaCTCACTaaatggaaaggagaaaaaaagaaacgtcTAGATTCAGAATATAAGGAAG GTGGGCAGAGAAACTGGCTTCAGGTGTTCTGTAATGGCGCTGTGCCCACAGAGCTGGCCTTGCTCTACATGATCGAGAATGGGCCCGGGGAAATCCCCATCGACTTCTCCAAGCACCATACGGCCTCCTGGATGTGCCTCTCTCTCCTGGCCGCCCTGGCCTGCTCTGCCGGAGACACGTGGGCTTCAGAAGTTGGCACCGTTCTTAGCAAAAGCCCACCAAGGCTGATAACAACCTGGGAGAAAGTTCCAGTGG GGACCAATGGAGGGGTGACAGTGGTGGGCCTGGCCTCAAGTCTCCTTGGCGGCACTTTCGTCGGCATTGCTTACTTCCTCGCACAGTTGGTCTTTGTTAATGATTTGGACCTATCTGCTCCCCAGTGGCCAATTATTGCATTTGGGGGTCTGGCTGGATTACTCGGATCAATTGTGGACTCATATTTAGGAGCTACGATGCAATTTACTG GTTTGGATGAAAGCACGGGCATGGTGGTCAACATCCCGACCCAGGAGGTGAAACACATCTCTGGGAAACCCATTCTCGACAACAATGCAGTGAACCTGTTTTCCTCTGTTCTTATTGCGCTCCTGCTCCCAACAGCTGCTTGGGGCTTCTGGCCCAGGGAGTGA